CCTGTATGAAAATCCTCCAATACCTGCACTATCATCCTCTATCAAACAGGGTTGAGATAACGCTTGGGATAACCAATCCTCCCAGTGGCAGGATTGTAAAAAGACTACTGGCCGATGCCGTAACCAAAGGAATGATAGAAGTACTCTAACAATAGTAGTGCCACTATTTTATAAGCAGCACTGCAATTGTTCCTTACCCCAGCAAATGCACCTCCTGTAACCTCACCAACCCCAAATACATCTTCAAGAACACCTCCTGATACACCTTCAGATCCGGGAAATAGACGAAAGACTTCCGGGCAAAAGAGAGGCACGTGAATGGCCGTTCATTCGGAACCTCCATTTCCGGATAGCGTTTCTTCGCCTGGTCAACCGCCATCTTGTTCAGTGAAGCCACGAAGTTAGCCTGGCGTATCGGATTCCATTTCGGGGTTTCAAGAATCACCATCCCATCTTTCCGCTCAGGAATAACCAAATATTCATCCTGCACGTTACGGACGTAATAGCACACAAAAGACAAGGCCTCATAGACATTATCCCCTACATGAATACCGATAACCCGTTCTTCAACCGGTGTACCGGCAAAGCATTCCGCAATCTGTTTCATGGCATACCCATGCAACAAGGCAGCATCAGAAGCCAACAGATAAGCCGGTGCGGTACGCTCTCCTCCCTTATCGATGGCAGCAAAGACAGAAGGACTCCAACAGAGATGGATGAGCTTTCCTTTTTCTTTCTCACGAAGGGAAGCGACACATAAACGGTTATCAAAGACCAAACGGGCTTCTTTCGTTTCCGGATGGAACTGGAACACGTTCCGTACCCTGTCCGGCTTATGGATATCCATCATCAGATAGCCCTGCCAACCGGACACGTGCTTTGTCTTCAAGACGGTTTCGCTTTCCTCCACATCGAAAAGATAAGACAAGAGCTTTTCTCGCTTACAACATACGAAGAGAGAAAGCTCGTCCTGTTCTTTCATCTGCTGCATATCCAAGGAAAGAACAAAAGCCAATTGCCAAGGAGTAAGCTCGGAAAAGCCATGTAATTCAATACAAGACAACGCATCCTTCTCCGGTGAGTAAACGACATATCCCCGGCCACCTATCTCATATCTCAACATGAAATCCCCCTGTTCAGTGGGATGATAATTCTGTAAAACGGTCTGATAATTCATAAAGCAAATATATTAAGTTAGTATTCATCATAATGAGAAATCGGGACCACTCTTGCGTTTCCGTTTCTTTTTGGACGGTATGAGATCATCCTCTTGCGACTTCTTCCCGCTGCCGGTAATGTCAAGTTCCGGAATGGCCATAACTCCCCCACCCTGCATATAGAAAGCCTCACGATCCACCCGCTCACGGAACTCCCCTACCCTATCGATATGTGGCGAGAGACCGACAGCCACACCATCGAAATGCTTCTGGATATTCTGATAAGTGAGCTTACGGGAAAGATCCGCACCTTTAAAGACATGAGCATTTTCCACGTTTTCCATATAAAAGGAAATCCCGTATGCGCCTTTGCTGTTTACATGTTCCGTCACACGGATCGATTCTTCCGCCAACCTTTTCTTAAAATCCTCATAGCCTAAAGAAGCGTTCAATGCCTTAAACACATGGTCATAGAGATAATGCTTCTGTTCATCGGCGCTCATGCCCCGGCCATCAAAACGAATATTACCAAAACGATATTTCTGAGGAAGTGAAACGTCCTTCAGGTAAAAGCCTGAATCCTTGATGCCATAGACATAATAGGATTTGTCCTTCTTGGTGACCAGACGCATATACAATCCTTCTTGTTCCAGGTTCCTTCGGAAATCGGATGTACTTTCGGAAAAAGAGTAGATGCGGTCAAGCTGTTGTAACAGTTCATCCTTGAACAAGGGGTTGAAAAAACCTCCTTTTTCCAGCAATGCGAAAAGGTTGTCATAGCTTTCATCCCCCAATAGGACACGCCATTCTTCATTGGCCAATTTTATTTCTTGCAAGGGTTTATTCAAAGACCGGTATGTATCGGATTGTTCCAGGACAGCCGATACCTTATCCTTGTAATTATAACTACGCATGGCTTTCTTCAAGGCCGCATCGAAATAATAGTTACGGTATTGCGCCTCTCCCAACGTGGTTCTCTTGCCTCCTTCCCTTTCCAAAGGCAACAGACCGTACTTCTGCTCCAGTTCCCTTGAGATCTTTTCGGAACGGCTGTAATTATTTCCGGAAGGAATGCTTTTGCCTTCTTCATCAATTGTGGTCAGCAGCACATGCACATGGCTGTGTGCCTTGTCGGTATTTAGGACAACGGCATAACAGGACTTTCCGTACCCCATCCTCTCGATATATTCCCCGGCAAGAGAAAGCCACTGTTCATCGGAAAGGCTTTCTCCCGGATAGAGGCTCAGAATAAATTCCGCATAAGGTAGTTTCACCCGGTCATTCAACTGGGAGATAAGTTTCATGTAGGCTGGCATGGCGGCCAGTTCGTCACCAGTGGAGGTGTAAAGCACTTTTCCGTTTCCTTCCTTGACCTTGGAAAGCTGGTATTCAATTTTCCGGCTCATGGACAGGTGGGATGAGAAAGAAGGTTGTATCTCGGCTATCATAACAATTTCCGGTTAATGGTTTCTACATCCGAAAGGTATTGGTTAATCCGATCCAATGAATACAATATATTTTCATCGGACGGAAGCGTATTGATATGTTTGGCAAGCTGGTTGATATTGGCTCCTATTTTACGAAGTTCATATATCATTTGCACATCGGTTTTCGATATGCTTCTGCCTTTCAAGGCAGACTCTCTGATAAAGGAAGAAAGGGATTTTCCCTCTTCCTTTGAACGTTGAAGAAGCTGTTCTTTCTCGGCTTCCGTCAAGCGGATCTTTATACTTATATCTCGATTCTCTTTCATATATACAGAGTATGTGAGTGTAACGAACATTGGTCGGCAGCTCGGCTGTCGCAAGGTTTTTTGTACCCACAAAAACATACCTTGCATTAGCAAAGATATACAATAATACTCAGCTGTGAAACAAAACCAGACAAAAGTCTTGATTTCTTAATCCAGATTAACCGCTCACTTTGTTACAAAGTAACTACGCACATTGTAACAGGCGAACGGAAAGCCATTAGTTACAAAATACATAATTACTAATTATATTATTACAAAGTATGAACATACATACTTAATTATAAGATTAAGTATGTACATATTTATATTTATATTTATATATGTAATTACTTATACAATTAAGTAAAAAAGTGTATAATAAATTAATTATAAAAGTATGCAATTATTTAATTTATTATTTATATATTTGCGCACATACTTAAAAACGTACATTATGGGACAAATATTACCAGGAGTAGTCGTAGCTTTTGAGAATCCCAAGGGCGGGGTAGGGAAGTCTACGCTGACAGCTTTGTTTGCAGGTTATATTCATTCGCAGTCAAACGAAGAGGGGGGCTTATCCATTGCCGTGGTGGATATCGACGACATGCAGAACACTATCGGAAAATTACGTGAGGACGAAGCCGAGGACGGAATCATGAAAAAGGAAGAAGAATATGAGGTTATCAATATCTCTTCCTCAGAGTTCATCAACCAACTGGATTTCCTTCAGGACAATTACGACATTATACTTGTCGATTTTCCGGGTAACCTGAAACAAAACGGTGTAGTTGAAACGCTGCACTTCGTTGACGTGATCATCATTCCCTTCGAACCGAACCAGACCGATTTAAGACCTACATTGACCTTTTACTATAACATCTATGAAGGGATTATCGAAAGCCGTCGAAAGATTGGTAAAAAGACTACCGTGCGTGGTGTTATGAACCGTGTTCTTCCGAATGTGCTGGAGTTCAAAGAAATTTTGAAAAATAAAAAAACCTTGCCTTTCGAGTTGATGCAAAACTACATCAAGGATTCAAGGGTTGACTATCAACGCAATTTAAGTACGCTGAGTAAAGCGTACCATCATCCCTGTGATGCTTTCTGTGAAGAGGTATTGGAATTAATCTGTAACCATATAGGAGAATAAAGCTATGGCAACCAACAAAGAAAGGACATCATCAGCCGCCATGAGAAAACTCTTGCTGCAAAGCGCCAGTAAGAAAGAGCAGGAAATCCAGCAGATCGGAAGTGTTGCGGAAAGCACTATCCCCCAACCTGCGATTGAGCACCCCATCCATGAAGAGGTGAAAGAATCGGCTCCAGTCAAAGAAACCGTCCAAGAACCTCAGCCGGAACAAATGGAAAAGCCGGAATCCAAACCTTCCGTGCAGTCTTCTCCAAAAACAGAAGAAAGCAAAGTCTGCGGAAAAAAATTCTCGGAATATCTGGAAGAGCGAAAATTAAAGAACACCGAAGTAATCCGGATATCCAGCGAAACCCACAGAAAGCTGAAGCAGATTGCTATGGCCACTGGATTAGGAATGCACAACATCGCAAACAACATTCTTGAAGACATATTGACCAGCCATAACAAGGAGATTCAAGCGATACTGAAGAAGTATATGAGCATCTGATTCTACTTTCGGAAAAATATATACGCCTGTTCGACTGCATCCGTCGGGCAGGCGTTATTTTTGCACACCGTTTTAGTGAAGGCCGGCATTGAACCGGGACACTTTTACACAACTGCGGAAAAATCCCTTTGCCTATTATCCTGGACAATATGTTAAAGAATTCAAACCTCTACTTGTTTCCACCTCAAAATTTTTTCCGAAAGTAAGAATACGGTAACAAAATCATTTCTTCGTTTTATTTAGGTTTTTAGGGATTTAAGTATTTGTGGGACACTTTTACACAACTAATAAGGGAGGTTTTCCGTATAATCAACTATATTATTGCAAGTTAGCACTTACTGGCATCTTCTCGTAACCGGGACACTTCTGCACAACTAACCGACTATTCGGGACACTTCTGCACAACTGAACAGGAAAGTCGGGATACTTTTACACAACTAGAATCTGCATTCGGGACACTTTTACACAACTAAATCAGGAATCCGGGACACTTCTGCACAACTAAACCGGCCATTCGGGACACTTTTACACAACTGGGGGATCGGAAACAGCCGTAGTCGGGACACTTTTACACAACTAAATCAAGAAACAGCACGAAAAAAATGCTTTGGAATCTTCATTTATAGGGAGTTAGATTCACTATCTCCGTAAAAAAACGTATCTTTGCATCAGTAAACAACAAGTGTCCGCCTATGAAGGAAAGTAATACACAAAAAGAGTTGAGCAGAGTCCCCAGGACTCTCAGCGAGTCTTCCAACACGAAAGTATTGGAAGTTCTATTTGATGCAGGCGGCACTGTCATGTCTGACATTATCATTTACGTGGCATCTTCACAAATGAAAGATCTGTTCGGCGACTGCTGGTTCTCCATCAACGATTTTTGTGAGGTCATGGGGTATGAACGAACCAAGTTGCAACGAAAACTGACCGAGAAGCAGCTTGATTTCCTGTTCAGCAACCAACGTCCGGTATATATCACCGAACAGAACGGCCAAAAGATAGAGCATCCGATAGAGAACACCTTTGAAGCGGCGTTATACCGTTTAGGGACATCCAACCTCAGTGTAGCATACGCCATGAACGGCAAGACGCAATATAAGTTCATTCAAATACTGGACCGCTTTGAGATAAAGGATAACTTCGGCACGAAAAAGCGCACCAAGCGGAATTACAACGTGCATCTGAGCAAAGATCTGATGAATACTTTGCTTACCGAATACAATCTGCTGGAACTGAAAGACTACCGTAACCTGCCCAACCGCAAAGGCTACCGCAAGTTTTATCTGAACCTGGCGAAAATGATTTACCTGATCAAGTATAAGATTGACCAAGGACAAGCACCTTATTTCACCGTTACGGTTGACCAACTTGCCAAGGAATTTGATGTAACGGTAAAGGACAACCATGACCGGAAGAAGAAGGTGACCAGCATCTTAAACGGTATCAACAAAAAGCTGGAGAGAACCAAATTCCAATACCAGTACATCAAAGGAAAAGGGGAGAAGTGGCCCTACACCGTACAGTTTTTCTTTGACCAGGAAACATTGGAATATTTCGACGAAAAGATAAAGGCGATACTGACCTCGCAATATCACGATGCGCTTAAATCATGCTTCTTGTTAAACAAGAAAGGCATTCCCGTGAGCAGACATTATCAATATAAGGATTTCTTTAAATTGGGAACCGGCGAATATTATCATGAATTTACCGCATGGCTTTATTCTGAAGAGGACAAGGAGATTAAGGAGAACATCTACCGGGATATCTATATAAAGGTAGTAGGCATTCGTCCAGAAGACCTTGCCGTCAACTTAAATCCCTAAAAGTTGGAACAAAAACCATAAAATAGTATCTTTGCAGCGGATTGTCAGAAAATTGGCAGCCCGCTTTTTACATACGTCCGTCTGTCTAACAAAAGAGTGGCATCTATCGTTAAGGAATTAACAACAACAGGCGCATGCCTGTACCAGTATGAAACTGGTACGGGGCGTGCCTTTGTTGTTGGAACGCCACGTCCATGTTAGAGGGTACGTTTCCGTACCCTTATATAAACATAAAACAAATTCAATGGTTCAAACAATTGCCACCCTGATAGATGAGACGCTCATGGTAATGGGCGCCCATCTTCACGTGCGGATGACAGACGAAGAAAAGGCGTATCTTGATGCTCATTTCGAGCTTATCCATATCAAAAAGGGAGAACACCTCGTCACCAGGGGCGAGGAAGTATGCTACCTCTATTATCTGGAATCCGGCATCGTCCGGTTATGGTTTCCGGACAAAGAGAATAGAGAGATTTCAGCACGGTTTATCCAAGCCAAAGAGTTCATCAATTTTTTCCTTTCACATGAAGAACACCATGCCCACTACAATATCAAGGCATTGGAGCCATGCAAGATCTGGAGATTGCCCAAAAAAGATCTTCATCAGCTATATGAGTTATCCATCAATTTCAACAAGCTGGCCAGAATACATTTGGTAAGATCCATCAACCGCAAAATAATAAGGGAAGAGGAGTTTTACACACTGGATGCCGAAGCGCGTTACAAAGCGCTTTTGGCCAATGAAAAATGGCTGTTACGTTCAATACCCTTAAAAGACATAGCAAGTTATATCGGCATCACGCCACAAGCATTGAGCAACATCCGAAAGCGCATATAAACCAAACCCTATAAGCCGGGCAGGACAGTTTTACACAACTAATCCTATCCGGCTTTTTTCTGTAGAATTATTCCACACCTGCCGGTTTACGGCACATGTATTTTTTAATGCACATTAAATAAACACGAAAGGCCCTTTAAAAGCCCTTCATAAAATTTGTCCTCCCGTATATAATCTATATGTTTGGAGCGAAAACAACGCGATAAGCACCTTGATTCGGTTCTGCCGACAGGAATCCGCGTAAATTGGAAACACCGTATGAGACAAATAGAAAAATATATAACATTAATAACCTAAAGAGTAATTCCCATGGAACACATCAGACTGACTGCTATCAGCCTTAGCCTGCTGTTATGCACCGTAAGCGCTTTTGCGCAACGCCATTATGAGAACATCCCGGCACTTGAATTGAACTACGGCACTAACCTGTTCGGCAATGCAGGCAACTATTACAACCTGTCCTTTTCCAGATACATCAACCGGACAAGCTATTGGAAAGCCGGGTTTAGCTATTTTGAGAAACCTTACGAATATACAGCCAACCTACCGCAAGTCTCTACCTTGAACCCGGAAGAAACGATTCCCGAAACGATACATGACAAGGGTAAGGACTTTTTTGTGGACGGCGGTTATTACAGAACCCTGGCCTGCAACCTGAAATCCGTTTACTGGGGCATCGGCCTGGGAGGATTCATCGGTACAGAATACGTCCGCCACCCCGATAAGGAATACAACTTCATCATCGGCCCGAAACTGGAAACGGAACTGGAAGTATTCATCCTGCCCCGAACGGCATTGCTTGCCCGCATACAACAACATTGGAATCCCCTATCCATTGACAAGTGGAACACTGTCTGGAACGTAGGAATAAAGATACTGCTCTACTAACCGACAAATCATATCACCATGCTTATTATCATATTGTTAGCCGATACAAATGTATCCGGCCTGATCTCCTTATACCGTGAAATAGGCGCCATGCTGATAGGGGTAGGCTTTCTATGTGCCGGATTAGCGGTACTTAAAAAGCTGATAAGCAACCACGAGCGCACCAAAGAGGCCATCATCACCTATATCACGGCATTGGTCACTTGGCTCATTATC
This window of the Bacteroides zhangwenhongii genome carries:
- a CDS encoding relaxase/mobilization nuclease domain-containing protein, translating into MIAEIQPSFSSHLSMSRKIEYQLSKVKEGNGKVLYTSTGDELAAMPAYMKLISQLNDRVKLPYAEFILSLYPGESLSDEQWLSLAGEYIERMGYGKSCYAVVLNTDKAHSHVHVLLTTIDEEGKSIPSGNNYSRSEKISRELEQKYGLLPLEREGGKRTTLGEAQYRNYYFDAALKKAMRSYNYKDKVSAVLEQSDTYRSLNKPLQEIKLANEEWRVLLGDESYDNLFALLEKGGFFNPLFKDELLQQLDRIYSFSESTSDFRRNLEQEGLYMRLVTKKDKSYYVYGIKDSGFYLKDVSLPQKYRFGNIRFDGRGMSADEQKHYLYDHVFKALNASLGYEDFKKRLAEESIRVTEHVNSKGAYGISFYMENVENAHVFKGADLSRKLTYQNIQKHFDGVAVGLSPHIDRVGEFRERVDREAFYMQGGGVMAIPELDITGSGKKSQEDDLIPSKKKRKRKSGPDFSL
- a CDS encoding ParA family protein; its protein translation is MGQILPGVVVAFENPKGGVGKSTLTALFAGYIHSQSNEEGGLSIAVVDIDDMQNTIGKLREDEAEDGIMKKEEEYEVINISSSEFINQLDFLQDNYDIILVDFPGNLKQNGVVETLHFVDVIIIPFEPNQTDLRPTLTFYYNIYEGIIESRRKIGKKTTVRGVMNRVLPNVLEFKEILKNKKTLPFELMQNYIKDSRVDYQRNLSTLSKAYHHPCDAFCEEVLELICNHIGE
- a CDS encoding plasmid mobilization protein, coding for MFVTLTYSVYMKENRDISIKIRLTEAEKEQLLQRSKEEGKSLSSFIRESALKGRSISKTDVQMIYELRKIGANINQLAKHINTLPSDENILYSLDRINQYLSDVETINRKLL
- a CDS encoding conjugal transfer protein TraO, which gives rise to MEHIRLTAISLSLLLCTVSAFAQRHYENIPALELNYGTNLFGNAGNYYNLSFSRYINRTSYWKAGFSYFEKPYEYTANLPQVSTLNPEETIPETIHDKGKDFFVDGGYYRTLACNLKSVYWGIGLGGFIGTEYVRHPDKEYNFIIGPKLETELEVFILPRTALLARIQQHWNPLSIDKWNTVWNVGIKILLY
- a CDS encoding DUF3408 domain-containing protein encodes the protein MATNKERTSSAAMRKLLLQSASKKEQEIQQIGSVAESTIPQPAIEHPIHEEVKESAPVKETVQEPQPEQMEKPESKPSVQSSPKTEESKVCGKKFSEYLEERKLKNTEVIRISSETHRKLKQIAMATGLGMHNIANNILEDILTSHNKEIQAILKKYMSI
- a CDS encoding Crp/Fnr family transcriptional regulator, with translation MVQTIATLIDETLMVMGAHLHVRMTDEEKAYLDAHFELIHIKKGEHLVTRGEEVCYLYYLESGIVRLWFPDKENREISARFIQAKEFINFFLSHEEHHAHYNIKALEPCKIWRLPKKDLHQLYELSINFNKLARIHLVRSINRKIIREEEFYTLDAEARYKALLANEKWLLRSIPLKDIASYIGITPQALSNIRKRI